The Halomonas elongata DSM 2581 DNA segment CCGGAGGTGCCCATGTCCGCTCCGATTCCTACCAAGGTGCATTACCACAAACAGGCCCGCGAGCTCGAGATCGGCTATGCCGATGGAACGAGCCATCGCCTCTCGGTGGAGTATCTGCGCGTTTTCTCGCCTTCGGCCGAAGTGCAGGGGCATGGCGGCCCCGAGTCCGCCACCCTGCAGGTCGGCAAGAAGGATGTCGGGTTGGCCAACATCTCGCGAGTCGGCCGCTACGCCATCAAGCTGCACTTCGACGATGGCCACGACAGCGGGCTGTACAGCTGGGATTACCTGCATGAACTCATCCAGCACCGCGAGGCCAACTGGGCCGATTACCTGAAGCGCCTGGAAGAGGCCGGTGCTTCGCGGGAGCCGCTGGGCATCGAGATCAAGCAACTGTAGAAAAGAGGCTTTCCCTGCGAGGTGACCGACCTCCGCGTCAAGACAAGGACGGTCACGGGGCGCTACAATGTCGCCCCATCGAGCGAGGCCAGGCCTCGCCTCCTTCAGTGCAGCTGATTCGGGAGCCCCTCGCATGACCAGCGACAAGCACACCACGCATTTCGGCTACCAGGAAGTCCCGGTCACGGAGAAGGCCTCCCGCGTGGCGGACGTCTTTCACTCGGTGGCATCCCGCTACGATGTCATGAACGACCTGATGTCCTTCGGCATCCATCGGGTCTGGAAGCGTCTGACCATCGAGCGCGCCGGCGTGCGACCCGGCCACAGCGTGCTCGACATCGCCGGCGGCACGGGCGACCTGACCTTCAAGTTCTCGCGTCTGGTCGGCCCGCGCGGCCGCGTGGTACTGGCCGACATCAACGAATCCATGCTGCGGGTCGGTCGCGACAAGCTGCTCGACCGGGGCGTGGGCGGCAATGTCGAGTACGTACAGGCCAACGCCGAGACCCTGCCCTTCCCCGACAACAGCTTCGATTGCATCACCATTGCCTTCGGCCTGCGCAACGTTACCGACCAGGACGCCGCTCTGCGCTCCATGACGCGAGTGCTCAAGCCCGGCGGCCGCCTGCTGGTCCTGGAGTTCTCCAAGCCGCGCAGCGCCCTGCTCAACCGCGCCTACGACGAATATTCCTTCCGCCTGTTGCCCCGCATGGGCGAATGCGTTGCCGGCGACGCCGACAGTTACCGCTATCTGGCCGAGTCGATCCGCATGCATCCCGACCAGGAAACCCTCAAGGGAATGATGGAAACCGCCGGCCTGGAGCGCGTCGAGTACACCAACCTCACCGGCGGCATCGTCGCCCTGCATCGCGGCATCAAACTGTGAGGCCGAGATGACATCGACCCTGTTGCTGGCCGGCCTCGAACGTACCCTCAATGCTCTGCTCGCCCGCGACCCCGCCGCGCCGTCACGATTGGCGCGACTGGCCGGGAAGCGCATCCTGCTGCGCCTGGAGCAACCACCCCTGGCACTGAGCGTTCACTTCCATGCCGAGGGCATCGACCTGCTGCGCCCCGACGATCTCGACGAGGCCGCCTTCGATGTCACCGTAGAGCTCGACACCGAAACACTCGGCGAATTGCTGGGCGGTGCCTCCATCGAACGCCTGATGTTCCAGGGCAAGCTGTCCGTCAGGGGGCGTGTCCACCTGCTGGAACAGGTCCGCGACCTGCTGCTGGATCTCGACCTCGACTGGGAAGGCGAACTGGCGCATTGGCTCGGCGATGTGCCCGCCCATAGCCTGGCCGAAGGCATGCGCAGCGTCGGTCGCTGGGGCCTGCGTACCCAGCGCGAGCTGCGCGCCGACGTGGCCGAATACGTCTTCGAGGAAGCCCGGCTGCTGCCCGGGCAGCATCAGTTCGAGGTGATGCGCGATCACCTCACCGAACTCGAGCTCGCCACCGACCGCCTGGAAGCGCGCCTCGAACGACTGCGTCGCCGACTGACTGCCCTGGGGGCCTCGGCATGATCCCGCGCCTGCTGCGCATCATCTGGGTCATCAGCCGTTACCGGCTGGATACCCTGTTGCCATTGGCACGCATGCCCTGGTGGCTGCGCGGGCTCTTTTTGCTGTCGCCGCTGCGCCTGATTCCCACCGGCCCGCGCTGCCGCGGCGAGCGACTGCGCCTGGCCCTGGAGACCCTCGGCCCGATCTTCGTCAAGTTCGGCCAGATGCTGTCGACCCGTCGCGACCTGCTGCCGCCGGATATCGCCGACGAACTCAAGCGCCTCCAGGACCAGGTGCCGCCCTTCCCCGGCGAGCAGGCCAGCGCACTGGTGGAGCAGGAACTCGGCATGTCGCTCGACGACGCCTTCGCCCGTTTCGCCACCGAGCCGCTGGCATCGGCCTCCATCGCCCAGGTTCACGCCGCCACCCTGCACAGCGGCGAGGATGTGGTGGTCAAGATCATCCGCCCCGGCATCGAACGGGTCATGCGCCAGGACATGGCGCTGCTGTACCGGCTCGCCGCTATCCTGGCGCGGGTTCCCGAGGCACGCCGCCTGCGACCGGTGGAGGTGGTACGCGACTACGAATCGACGCTGTTCGACGAACTCGATCTGACCAAGGAAGCCGCCAACACTTCCCAGCTCAAGCGCAACTTCCAGAACTCGCTGCTGCTGTACGTGCCGGCAACCCACTGGGACCTGACCCGCCACCGGGTCATGGTCCAGGAACGCATCCACGGCGTGCCGGTGGCCGATACCGAGGCGCTCGAGGCCCAGGGTACCGATCTCAAGAAACTCGCCGAGCGGGGCGTGGAGATCTTCTTTACCCAGGTCTTCCGCGACAACTTCTTCCACGCCGACATGCATCCGGGCAACATCTTCGTGGCACGCGAGACGCCCTGGGATCCGCAATACATCGCCATCGACTGCGGCATCGTCGGCAGCCTGACCCGCGAGGACCAGGATTACCTGGCGCGCAACCTGCTGGCCTTCTTCCACCAGGACTACTATGAAGTCGCCGCCTTGCACATCGAATCCGGCTGGGTCGGCGAGGATACACGGGCCAACGAATTCGCCGCCGCGGTTCGCACCGTCTGCGAGCCGATCCTCGAAAAGCCCTTGAAGGACATATCCTTCGGTCAGGTGCTGCTGGGCCTGTTCCAGACCGCGCGTCGCTTCAACATGGAAGTCCAGCCGCAACTGGTGCTGTTGCAGAAGACCCTGCTCAATATCGAGGGCCTGGGGCGCCAGCTCTATCCGGACCTGGACCTGTGGGCCACCGCCAAGCCCTTCCTGGAACAATGGATGCGCGAGCGCGCCGGCGCCCGCGGGCTCTGGGAATCGCTCAAGCGCCAGGCCCCGGAACTTTCCCGCCAGCTACCGGAACTCCCCGTACTGGCCCACCAGGCACTGTCCCGGGCCGAACACGGCCATCAGCATCAACGCCGTCAGTCCGAGGCGGTGGACGACATCCGACGCCGCCTCGACCGGCAGAGTCGCAGCCAGCGGCGATTGCGCCTGGGCGTCTTGCTGGTGGCGGCAGCTCTGGCCTGGCAGCCGTTGGCCGAATGGGCCGGCGGACAACCCTGGCCGGTGCTCGGCGCCGCCCTGCTGGGCGCTCTGTTATTGGTCTGGAACTGACAACCCTGTAACGGAATCTTAAACAATGAGCGATATTCTCGAACGCCTTCACGACGTGCTCGAAGAGCGCCGCCACGCAGCTCCGGAAGATTCCTACGTGGCCGCCTTGCATCACAAGGGCTTGAACAAGATACTCGAGAAAGTCGGCGAGGAAGCCACCGAGACCCTGCTGGCGGCCAAGGACGCCGAGGGAGGAGGAGACGAGCAGCGCCAGGCGCTGGTCGCCGAGACCGCCGACCTGTGGTTTCATAGTCTGGTGATGCTCTCGCATCTGGATCTGGACCATCGCCAGGTGCTCGACGAACTGGCTCGCCGCTTCGGCGTGTCAGGGCACGACGAGAAGGCCTCGCGATAACACTCCCGATCCCGGTGTCGCGTCGGCATCGTCTCGATTCGCACTTTCGCTTCGGCACGTCCGGAGCCAAAACCTGAGGAAGTCTCCATGTTAGGTGGTATCAGTATCTGGCAACTGCTGATCGTGCTCGGCATCATCATCCTGATCTTCGGCACCAAGAAGCTGCGCAACGTGGGCGGCGACCTGGGCGGTGCCGTGAAGGGCTTCA contains these protein-coding regions:
- a CDS encoding gamma-butyrobetaine hydroxylase-like domain-containing protein, which codes for MSAPIPTKVHYHKQARELEIGYADGTSHRLSVEYLRVFSPSAEVQGHGGPESATLQVGKKDVGLANISRVGRYAIKLHFDDGHDSGLYSWDYLHELIQHREANWADYLKRLEEAGASREPLGIEIKQL
- the ubiE gene encoding bifunctional demethylmenaquinone methyltransferase/2-methoxy-6-polyprenyl-1,4-benzoquinol methylase UbiE → MTSDKHTTHFGYQEVPVTEKASRVADVFHSVASRYDVMNDLMSFGIHRVWKRLTIERAGVRPGHSVLDIAGGTGDLTFKFSRLVGPRGRVVLADINESMLRVGRDKLLDRGVGGNVEYVQANAETLPFPDNSFDCITIAFGLRNVTDQDAALRSMTRVLKPGGRLLVLEFSKPRSALLNRAYDEYSFRLLPRMGECVAGDADSYRYLAESIRMHPDQETLKGMMETAGLERVEYTNLTGGIVALHRGIKL
- a CDS encoding ubiquinone biosynthesis accessory factor UbiJ, which codes for MTSTLLLAGLERTLNALLARDPAAPSRLARLAGKRILLRLEQPPLALSVHFHAEGIDLLRPDDLDEAAFDVTVELDTETLGELLGGASIERLMFQGKLSVRGRVHLLEQVRDLLLDLDLDWEGELAHWLGDVPAHSLAEGMRSVGRWGLRTQRELRADVAEYVFEEARLLPGQHQFEVMRDHLTELELATDRLEARLERLRRRLTALGASA
- the ubiB gene encoding ubiquinone biosynthesis regulatory protein kinase UbiB, which codes for MIPRLLRIIWVISRYRLDTLLPLARMPWWLRGLFLLSPLRLIPTGPRCRGERLRLALETLGPIFVKFGQMLSTRRDLLPPDIADELKRLQDQVPPFPGEQASALVEQELGMSLDDAFARFATEPLASASIAQVHAATLHSGEDVVVKIIRPGIERVMRQDMALLYRLAAILARVPEARRLRPVEVVRDYESTLFDELDLTKEAANTSQLKRNFQNSLLLYVPATHWDLTRHRVMVQERIHGVPVADTEALEAQGTDLKKLAERGVEIFFTQVFRDNFFHADMHPGNIFVARETPWDPQYIAIDCGIVGSLTREDQDYLARNLLAFFHQDYYEVAALHIESGWVGEDTRANEFAAAVRTVCEPILEKPLKDISFGQVLLGLFQTARRFNMEVQPQLVLLQKTLLNIEGLGRQLYPDLDLWATAKPFLEQWMRERAGARGLWESLKRQAPELSRQLPELPVLAHQALSRAEHGHQHQRRQSEAVDDIRRRLDRQSRSQRRLRLGVLLVAAALAWQPLAEWAGGQPWPVLGAALLGALLLVWN
- a CDS encoding phosphoribosyl-ATP diphosphatase translates to MSDILERLHDVLEERRHAAPEDSYVAALHHKGLNKILEKVGEEATETLLAAKDAEGGGDEQRQALVAETADLWFHSLVMLSHLDLDHRQVLDELARRFGVSGHDEKASR